In a genomic window of Oncorhynchus keta strain PuntledgeMale-10-30-2019 chromosome 28, Oket_V2, whole genome shotgun sequence:
- the LOC118360377 gene encoding zinc finger protein Eos-like: MNADDCNGHSYMSASGGETATEHGDFCGGLRVPSVRTQQSSLNQSLGVNSIKVEEDSDNEPVGALQPERRKGERDDREGTIEDGSGELGGRVGRGSARSGYGELASPQPASPGPIRLPNGKLQCDVCGMNCIGPNVLMVHKRIHTGERPFQCTQCGASFTQKGNLLRHIKLHSGEKPFKCPFCNYACRRRDALSGHIRTHTVPSLTVGKPYKCSYCGRSYKQQITLEEHLERCHNYLKCLQNHQPALSTEHTAQGMEPMSEPEAVLLPSTEKLSFIDRLVNTITKRKRSTPQKFLGEKHMRLNEPDITSELFPGPEKDGDLHSAPNSHLEGEAGAAGLVGMGGRYLHRYGGDEDPGSEPPQLALPYSACLSDPSPVISSVYNHPIPLGPQVNGAVGGRGGGVAARFVELAGWEAGEGHKDIPSGQSPTVSNGYSNGCHDFKAKSYTESTAEEQQNTGVTAPTSNSNNHHLLPNLQYVAPALPSSRRDRLPNPNPRHAQDPDKERERGYTDTTIPTTVKGSGSPGPGSPSISGEASIQVQVVDREGRAVRSFRCEHCRMFFLDHVMFTIHMGCHGFHQPFQCNVCGHCSCNRYQFTSHIIRGEHQVG, from the exons ATGAATGCTGATGACTGCAATGGACATTCATATATGTCAG ccagtggaggagagacagcgacggagcatggtgatttctGTGGAGGTCTGAGGGTTCCGTCCGTGAGAACTCAACAGTCCTCTCTCAACCAATCTCTTGGTG TGAACTCTATtaaggtagaggaggacagtgaCAATGAGCCTGTTGGTGCTCTACAgccagagaggagaaaaggagagagggatgacagagagggCACAATAGAAGACGGGAGTGGAGAGCTGGGAGGAAGGGTGGGTCGAGGGAGTGCAAGAAGTGGTTACGGGGAGCTGGCCAGTCCTCAGCCTGCATCCCCTGGTCCCATCCGACTGCCCAATGGGAAGCTCCAATGTGACGTGTGTGGAATGAACTGTATCGGGCCCAATGTACTGATGGTGCACAAGCGCATCCACACAG GTGAGCGTCCGTTCCAGTGTACCCAGTGTGGAGCCTCCTTCACCCAGAAGGGGAACCTGCTGCGCCACATAAAGCTGCACTCTGGAGAGAAACCCTTTAAATGTCCCTTCTGTAACTACGCCTGTCGCCGCCGGGACGCGCTCTCTGGACACATCCGCACACACACTG TGCCCTCTCTGACAGTGGGTAAACCTTACAAGTGCAGTTACTGTGGTCGTAGCTACAAGCAACAGATCACCCTGGAAGAGCACCTTGAACGCTGCCACAACTACCTAAAGTGTCTACAGAACCATCAGCCAGCACTCAGCACTGAACACACTGCACAGG GTATGGAGCCGATGTCTGAGCCAGAGGCTGTCCTCCTGCCGTCCACTGAGAAACTGTCTTTTATAGACAGACTGGTGAACACCATCACCAAACGCAAGAGGTCCACTCCACAGAAGTTTCTGG GAGAAAAGCACATGAGGCTCAACGAGCCTGATATAACTTCTGAACTATTCCCTGGTCCTGAAAAGGATGGAGACCTGCACTCTGCACCCAACTCTCACCTTGAGGGAGAGGCTGGTGCTGCAGGGTTAGTGGGGATGGGGGGCAGATATCTCCACAGGTATGGAGGTGATGAGGACCCTGGGTCTGAGCCACCTCAGCTGGCCCTGCCctactctgcctgcctgtctgaccCCAGCCCAGTCATCAGCTCTGTTTACAACCACCCGATTCCTCTGGGACCCCAGGTCAATGGAGCCGTAGGTGGACGTGGAGGTGGGGTAGCGGCCAGGTTTGTGGAGCTCGCTGGATGGGAAGCAGGCGAGGGACACAAGGACATACCCTCAGGTCAGAGCCCCACGGTCAGCAATGGCTACAGCAATGGCTGCCATGATTTCAAAGCCAAGTCCTACACAGAGAGCACAGCAGAGGAGCAGCAGAACACCGGTGTTACAGCTCCAACCAGCAACTCCAacaaccaccacctcctccctaaCCTACAGTACGTAGCCCCAGCCCTGCCCAGCAGCCGTCGCGACCGCCTTCCAAACCCCAATCCCAGACACGCCCAAGACccagataaagagagggagagagggtacaccgacaccaccatccccaccactgtGAAGGGATCGGGGAGCCCTGGTCCAGGGTCACCATCCATCTCCGGGGAAGCTTCGATACAGGTACAGGTGGTGGACAGGGAGGGACGAGCGGTGCGGTCATTCCGCTGTGAGCACTGTCGCATGTTCTTCCTGGATCATGTTATGTTCACCATCCATATGGGCTGCCACGGATTCCACCAGCCTTTCCAGTGCAACGTCTGTGGCCACTGCAGCTGCAACCGCTACCAGTTCACCTCGCACATCATCCGCGGGGAGCACCAGGTGGGCTGA